In Candidatus Rokuibacteriota bacterium, a single window of DNA contains:
- a CDS encoding DUF507 family protein — translation MSRERLFGLAERIVSDLAAVEGVVIRQIADEKVRTHLRTEIFRVLEDEGRLEETVDQEVRKTLGSYSRPAPEGSAEWEVLYNKTRDEVYKRRLRL, via the coding sequence ATGAGCCGCGAGCGCCTCTTCGGCTTGGCCGAGCGCATCGTTAGTGACCTCGCGGCCGTCGAGGGCGTCGTCATCCGGCAGATCGCCGACGAAAAGGTCCGCACTCACTTGAGAACCGAGATCTTCCGGGTGCTCGAGGACGAGGGCCGCCTCGAGGAGACGGTGGACCAGGAGGTCCGGAAGACGCTCGGAAGCTACTCGCGGCCGGCGCCCGAGGGCAGCGCAGAGTGGGAAGTCCTCTACAACAAGACGCGCGACGAGGTCTACAAGCGGAGGCTCAGGCTGTGA
- a CDS encoding DUF507 family protein produces MAEAVVKRLVTRKLADIKDEPRAREVVRQILAENFLAEEKIEAEVKALLLENAKLIKDSASDYKRLVTLAKTKLSRERGFIL; encoded by the coding sequence ATGGCGGAGGCCGTCGTGAAGCGGCTGGTCACCCGGAAGCTCGCCGATATCAAGGACGAGCCCCGGGCCCGGGAAGTGGTCCGCCAGATCCTGGCCGAGAACTTCCTGGCCGAGGAGAAGATCGAGGCCGAGGTCAAGGCCCTGCTCCTCGAAAACGCCAAGCTGATCAAGGACTCGGCCTCCGACTACAAGCGCCTCGTCACCCTGGCCAAAACCAAGCTCTCCCGCGAGCGGGGGTTCATCCTGTGA
- a CDS encoding histidine kinase dimerization/phospho-acceptor domain-containing protein, producing MIAGPLGLVALIAAAIAAGTGDDGSPLRHLYLLPALWAAWARGAHGGALVGLLAGFLQAPLIFPLIERAGLSRPVVDGLVSLTIPLAMGLTVGRLVDQSRGRGAQLRALLEIQRSLAGETTFGARLAQVAALTRRALGVDRVRLLLDAGDGAPLTASAPDASQPADSPSSGSATPCRRLVLPLDAGQGPVGTLTIERNRDLGASTRGAAQALALHVALAVENARLTERQRRFAEELEDKVARATQRLREIDQAKSEFLSVVSHELRTPLTALQGFSELLLARDVPPDRARRYLHHVQTESQRLGRIVADLLDLSRIESGRGLSLRREPFDLRELVECNVEVFACQHALHRFDLSVAASLPPLCADRDAVDRMLKNLLSNAVKYSPRGGRVLVQARPAADRPGLVELAVEDDGVGIPAEALPRIFEPYVRIAHPETAAAPGLGLGLSLVRALAHAHGGLVEVESLPGKGSRFRVLLPA from the coding sequence GTGATCGCGGGCCCGCTCGGACTGGTGGCGCTGATCGCTGCGGCCATCGCCGCAGGGACAGGCGACGACGGATCGCCGCTGCGCCACCTCTATCTGCTTCCGGCGCTCTGGGCCGCATGGGCCCGAGGCGCTCACGGCGGCGCGCTGGTCGGGCTCCTGGCCGGGTTTCTCCAGGCGCCCTTGATCTTTCCCCTGATCGAGCGGGCCGGCCTGTCGAGACCCGTAGTAGACGGTCTCGTCTCGCTCACCATCCCGCTCGCGATGGGGCTGACCGTGGGCCGCCTGGTCGATCAATCGCGCGGCCGCGGGGCCCAGCTCCGCGCCCTCCTCGAGATCCAGCGGAGCCTGGCCGGCGAGACGACCTTCGGCGCGCGGCTGGCCCAGGTCGCCGCCCTCACGCGTCGGGCCCTCGGCGTGGACAGGGTGAGGCTCCTCCTGGATGCAGGAGACGGCGCCCCGCTGACGGCGAGCGCTCCCGACGCATCGCAGCCCGCGGACAGCCCATCGAGCGGTTCGGCGACGCCCTGCCGGCGGCTCGTCCTGCCGCTCGACGCGGGACAAGGTCCGGTGGGCACGCTCACCATCGAGCGAAACAGGGATCTCGGAGCCTCCACCCGCGGCGCCGCGCAGGCGCTGGCGCTCCACGTGGCGCTGGCGGTCGAGAACGCGCGGCTGACGGAGCGCCAGCGGCGATTCGCCGAGGAGCTCGAGGACAAAGTCGCCCGGGCCACGCAACGGCTGCGCGAGATTGACCAGGCCAAGAGCGAGTTTCTCTCGGTGGTCTCGCACGAGCTTCGCACGCCGCTGACCGCGCTCCAGGGGTTCAGCGAGCTGCTCCTCGCCCGCGACGTGCCGCCCGACCGCGCGCGTCGCTATCTCCACCACGTCCAGACCGAGTCGCAGCGCCTCGGGCGCATTGTCGCCGATCTCCTCGACCTCTCGCGGATCGAGTCCGGCCGCGGGCTCTCGCTGCGCCGCGAGCCGTTCGATCTCCGCGAGCTCGTCGAGTGCAATGTCGAGGTCTTCGCGTGCCAGCACGCGCTCCATCGCTTCGACTTGAGCGTGGCCGCGTCGCTGCCGCCGCTCTGCGCCGACCGCGATGCGGTGGACCGGATGCTCAAGAACCTCCTGTCCAATGCCGTGAAGTACTCACCGCGCGGCGGCCGCGTCCTCGTGCAGGCAAGACCCGCGGCGGATCGGCCGGGCCTGGTCGAGCTGGCCGTCGAGGACGATGGCGTCGGCATCCCGGCCGAGGCCTTGCCTCGCATCTTCGAGCCCTACGTGCGGATCGCCCACCCCGAGACCGCGGCGGCCCCCGGGCTTGGCCTCGGCTTGAGTCTCGTCCGGGCCTTGGCCCACGCCCATGGGGGCCTCGTCGAGGTCGAGAGCCTGCCGGGGAAGGGCTCGCGCTTCCGGGTGCTTCTGCCGGCCTGA
- a CDS encoding Gfo/Idh/MocA family oxidoreductase, translating to MKVLLIGLGRWGEKHLRVLGELGCEVWVADVSAERRAFAVKTGVPEARAVADFRAALPHVDAVDLVTPADNHLALASECLHAGKDCFVEKPLTLTVAEGRALADVVGSTTRILQVGHIFRFHPVTQFMRERVRSGAVGAVRYCTGRFAGFKRPRTDVGVTQTDGIHYFDLFAYMLGDAPTAVTATLRDFLGRGMDDLSFCSVEYGHVPTFIEAGYFAPGTYRDCVIVGEKATLAGDFGTGEVRVLQNVHIKEGGGWQAPEGAVETHKASGQEPLGHELTLFLESVATRTPPAVDVEAGLTALRVVEAAHESSRLGRRVLLSEVGSLGVVPKGRSGKTALE from the coding sequence GTGAAGGTGCTGCTGATCGGGCTGGGGCGCTGGGGTGAGAAGCACCTGCGTGTGCTGGGCGAACTGGGCTGCGAGGTGTGGGTCGCCGACGTGTCGGCGGAGCGCCGGGCTTTCGCCGTCAAGACGGGCGTGCCCGAGGCGCGCGCGGTCGCCGATTTCCGCGCCGCGCTGCCTCACGTGGACGCGGTCGACCTCGTCACGCCGGCCGACAACCATCTGGCGCTCGCGAGCGAGTGCCTGCACGCCGGCAAGGACTGCTTCGTCGAGAAACCGCTGACGCTGACCGTGGCCGAGGGGCGCGCGCTGGCCGACGTGGTGGGCTCGACCACGCGCATCCTCCAGGTCGGCCACATCTTCCGCTTTCACCCGGTGACCCAGTTCATGCGCGAGCGGGTTCGGAGCGGCGCGGTCGGCGCCGTGCGCTACTGCACGGGGCGCTTCGCGGGCTTCAAGCGGCCGCGCACGGACGTGGGCGTGACCCAGACGGACGGCATCCACTACTTCGATCTCTTCGCCTATATGCTCGGCGACGCGCCGACGGCGGTCACCGCCACGCTCCGGGACTTCCTCGGCCGCGGGATGGACGATCTCTCGTTCTGCTCCGTCGAGTATGGTCACGTCCCGACTTTCATCGAAGCCGGCTACTTCGCGCCCGGCACGTATCGCGACTGCGTTATCGTGGGCGAGAAGGCAACGCTGGCGGGCGATTTCGGCACTGGCGAGGTGCGCGTGCTCCAGAATGTCCACATCAAGGAAGGCGGCGGCTGGCAGGCGCCGGAGGGTGCCGTCGAGACCCACAAGGCGTCGGGACAGGAGCCGCTCGGCCACGAGCTCACGCTGTTCCTCGAGTCGGTGGCGACGCGGACGCCGCCGGCTGTGGACGTCGAGGCGGGGCTCACCGCGCTCAGGGTCGTGGAAGCCGCCCACGAGTCGTCTAGGCTCGGCCGGCGGGTGCTGTTGTCGGAGGTGGGCTCGCTGGGGGTGGTGCCGAAGGGGCGATCTGGCAAAACGGCTCTGGAGTGA
- a CDS encoding response regulator, with product MTTILVVDDEPSIVELVRFTLEDADVRVVEASDGAEALILARRIKPDLVLLDVQMPRLDGLEVCRQLRREPAFARTPIIMLTAAGQQADRTRGLGAGADEYLTKPFSPLALLALVEALLPETRSWRPT from the coding sequence ATGACGACCATCCTGGTAGTGGACGACGAGCCCTCCATCGTGGAACTGGTGCGCTTTACGCTCGAAGACGCCGACGTGCGGGTGGTCGAGGCCTCGGACGGCGCCGAGGCGCTCATTCTCGCGCGCCGGATCAAGCCGGACCTGGTGCTCCTCGACGTGCAGATGCCGCGGCTCGACGGCCTCGAGGTATGCCGGCAGCTGAGGCGTGAGCCCGCCTTCGCGCGCACGCCCATCATCATGCTCACGGCCGCCGGCCAGCAGGCAGACCGAACCCGCGGCCTCGGCGCCGGCGCCGACGAGTACCTGACCAAGCCATTCTCGCCGCTGGCGCTCCTGGCTCTCGTCGAGGCGCTCCTGCCGGAGACGCGGTCGTGGCGGCCGACGTAG
- a CDS encoding HD-GYP domain-containing protein, protein MAADVALAQALAYARDLKNLYEVARVREEETVRAHDKLRAAYQQSLAYAVDLKKTHRRLQRSILQSLLGLANALEAKDEYTRGHSDRVAALARRLALEAGLTVRQAEVIAQSGLLHDLGKIGVPEHILRKPGPLSEEEWAVMRRHPVTGSQIVAPLESFAEGALIVRHHHEREDGSGYPDGLSGETIPLGARVVAVADVYDALTSERPYRRGLTHAEALERLAAEAGRTLDARLTRLFSDMVAHAPPDWPVRD, encoded by the coding sequence GTGGCGGCCGACGTAGCGCTGGCTCAGGCTCTGGCCTACGCGCGCGACCTCAAGAATCTCTACGAGGTGGCGCGGGTGCGCGAGGAGGAGACGGTGCGCGCCCACGACAAGCTCCGCGCCGCCTACCAGCAGTCGCTCGCCTACGCCGTCGATCTCAAGAAGACACACCGGCGGCTGCAGCGTTCCATCCTCCAAAGCCTGCTCGGGCTGGCCAACGCGCTCGAGGCCAAGGACGAGTATACGCGCGGACACTCGGACCGCGTGGCGGCGCTGGCGCGCCGGCTCGCGCTCGAAGCGGGGTTGACCGTGCGGCAGGCGGAAGTGATCGCCCAGTCCGGTCTGCTCCACGACCTGGGCAAGATCGGCGTGCCGGAGCACATCCTCAGGAAGCCCGGGCCACTCTCCGAGGAGGAATGGGCCGTCATGCGGCGGCATCCGGTCACGGGATCCCAGATTGTGGCGCCGCTCGAGTCCTTCGCGGAGGGCGCCCTCATCGTCCGCCATCACCACGAGCGCGAGGACGGCAGCGGCTATCCCGACGGGCTTTCCGGCGAGACGATACCGCTCGGCGCGCGCGTTGTCGCCGTGGCCGACGTCTACGACGCGCTCACTTCCGAGCGGCCGTACCGGCGCGGCCTGACCCACGCCGAGGCCCTCGAGCGGCTCGCGGCCGAGGCGGGGCGTACGCTCGACGCGCGGCTCACGAGGCTCTTCTCCGACATGGTCGCCCATGCGCCTCCTGACTGGCCCGTTCGAGACTGA
- the atpG gene encoding ATP synthase F1 subunit gamma, whose product MATLRDIQRRIRSVQSTQKITKAMKLVAASKFRRAQERILAARPYAAKMRELLGGLAGHSGDEIHPLLARRDAGRKRLVIITADKGLCGAFNSNILRESLRFLRGAEEASVTLVVVGKKARDFYRRRQFTVKTEMLGFFDRLAYSHAQELAGGLMQDYLAEEMDEVHLLYNEFRSVAVQRPVRQQLLPIEAEDGGGEDAGPQEEYLYEPGPEAILASLLPRHVTTQVHRALMESVAGEYGARMTAMESATKNAREMINILTIQYNKARQERITKELLDIVGGAEALRQSVEA is encoded by the coding sequence ATGGCGACGCTCCGGGACATCCAGCGGCGGATCCGATCCGTCCAGTCGACGCAGAAGATCACGAAGGCCATGAAGCTCGTGGCCGCGTCGAAGTTTCGCCGCGCGCAGGAGCGCATCCTCGCGGCGCGCCCGTACGCGGCGAAGATGCGTGAGCTCCTCGGAGGTCTCGCCGGACACTCTGGAGACGAGATCCATCCGCTGCTCGCGCGGCGCGATGCGGGGCGCAAGCGGCTCGTGATCATCACGGCGGACAAGGGGCTCTGCGGCGCGTTCAATTCCAACATCCTCCGCGAGTCGCTGCGCTTCCTGCGCGGGGCCGAGGAGGCTTCGGTAACGCTCGTCGTGGTGGGCAAGAAGGCCCGCGATTTCTACCGCCGCCGCCAGTTCACGGTCAAGACCGAGATGCTGGGCTTCTTCGACCGGCTGGCCTATTCCCATGCCCAGGAGCTGGCGGGCGGGCTCATGCAGGACTACCTCGCGGAGGAGATGGACGAGGTCCACCTCCTGTACAACGAGTTCCGCTCGGTCGCCGTGCAGCGCCCCGTGCGCCAGCAGCTCCTGCCGATCGAGGCCGAGGATGGCGGCGGCGAGGACGCGGGGCCGCAGGAGGAGTACCTCTACGAGCCCGGTCCCGAGGCCATCCTGGCCTCGCTCCTGCCGCGCCACGTGACCACGCAGGTCCACCGGGCGCTCATGGAGTCGGTGGCCGGCGAGTACGGCGCGCGCATGACGGCTATGGAGTCCGCGACCAAGAACGCCCGCGAGATGATCAATATCCTGACCATTCAGTACAACAAGGCCCGCCAGGAGCGCATCACCAAGGAGCTCCTGGATATCGTCGGCGGGGCGGAAGCCCTTCGCCAGTCAGTCGAAGCGTAG
- a CDS encoding F0F1 ATP synthase subunit epsilon, whose protein sequence is MLFELATPTRMLVTAEVDEVVAPGVEGYFGVLPGHAAFLTTLAPGEVVYRSGQQEHHLAVAGGFAEVRPERVIILADHAERPEEIDRERAESARQRAEMRLQGKGPDGSAAEIDFARALTALARALTRLLVASRSQSQ, encoded by the coding sequence ATGCTCTTCGAGCTCGCGACTCCGACGCGGATGCTCGTCACCGCCGAGGTTGACGAGGTTGTCGCGCCGGGCGTCGAGGGTTACTTTGGCGTCCTGCCCGGACACGCGGCCTTTCTGACCACGCTGGCTCCCGGAGAGGTGGTCTATCGCAGCGGCCAGCAGGAGCACCACCTGGCCGTGGCGGGCGGGTTCGCCGAGGTGCGCCCCGAGCGCGTGATCATCCTGGCCGACCACGCGGAGCGGCCGGAGGAGATCGACCGGGAGCGTGCCGAGAGCGCCCGCCAGCGCGCCGAGATGCGCCTGCAGGGCAAGGGCCCCGACGGCTCCGCGGCGGAGATCGATTTCGCCCGCGCGCTGACGGCCCTGGCCCGCGCCCTGACGCGCCTACTCGTGGCTTCGCGCTCCCAGTCGCAGTAG
- the atpD gene encoding F0F1 ATP synthase subunit beta, translated as MSQGKIVQVIGPVVDVEFEPGKLPAIYNALEVPNAGSTDVFAYSAKLVLEVALHLGEGRVRAVAMAATDGLTRGMPVNDTGQPITIPVGKETLGRIINITGEAVDKAGPLTATKTRPIHRPAPSFEQQSTKVEMFETGIKVVDLLEPYTKGGKTGLFGGAGVGKTVLIMELINNIAKQHGGISVFAGVGERTREGNDLYHEMKESGVLEKTALIFGQMTEPPGSRLRVALTGVTSAEYFRDEEGQDVLLFIDNIFRFTQAGSEVSALLGRMPSAVGYQPTLGTEMGALQERITSTKKGSITSVQAIYVPADDITDPAPAAAFAHLDATTVLSRQIAELGIYPAVDPLASTSRILDPVILGAEHYAIARAVQLILQRYKDLQDIIAILGMEELSDEDKLTVSRARKIQRFLSQPFHVAETFTGQPGRYVKLADTIQGFKEIVDGLCDDLPEQAFYMVGGIEEAREKARKMAEVK; from the coding sequence ATGAGCCAAGGCAAGATCGTCCAGGTCATCGGCCCGGTGGTCGACGTCGAGTTCGAGCCCGGCAAGCTGCCGGCCATCTACAACGCGCTCGAGGTGCCCAACGCGGGCAGCACCGACGTCTTCGCATACTCGGCCAAGCTCGTCCTCGAGGTGGCGCTGCACCTGGGCGAAGGCCGTGTTCGCGCCGTCGCCATGGCGGCGACCGACGGGCTGACGCGCGGCATGCCGGTCAACGACACGGGGCAGCCGATCACGATTCCCGTGGGCAAGGAGACGCTGGGACGCATCATCAACATCACGGGTGAAGCCGTGGACAAGGCGGGGCCGCTCACGGCGACCAAGACCCGGCCGATCCACCGGCCGGCGCCCTCCTTCGAGCAGCAATCGACCAAGGTCGAGATGTTCGAGACCGGCATCAAGGTCGTGGACCTGCTCGAGCCGTACACGAAAGGCGGCAAGACGGGTCTCTTCGGCGGCGCCGGCGTCGGCAAGACCGTGCTCATCATGGAGCTCATCAACAACATCGCGAAACAGCACGGCGGCATCTCCGTCTTCGCCGGGGTAGGGGAGCGCACCCGCGAGGGTAACGACCTCTACCACGAGATGAAGGAGTCGGGCGTCCTCGAGAAGACGGCGCTCATTTTCGGCCAGATGACCGAGCCGCCGGGCTCGCGCCTGCGCGTGGCGCTCACGGGCGTGACCTCCGCCGAATACTTCCGCGATGAAGAGGGCCAGGACGTCCTCCTCTTCATCGACAACATCTTCCGCTTCACCCAGGCGGGCTCCGAAGTCTCCGCGCTCCTCGGCCGCATGCCCTCGGCCGTCGGCTACCAGCCCACGCTCGGCACGGAGATGGGCGCGCTCCAGGAGCGCATCACGTCGACCAAGAAGGGATCCATCACCTCGGTGCAGGCGATCTACGTGCCGGCCGATGACATCACCGACCCGGCGCCCGCGGCGGCGTTCGCCCACCTGGACGCGACGACGGTGCTCTCGCGCCAGATCGCCGAGCTGGGGATCTACCCCGCCGTCGATCCGCTCGCCTCGACCTCGCGGATCCTCGACCCGGTCATCCTGGGCGCCGAGCACTACGCAATCGCCCGTGCCGTGCAGTTGATACTCCAGCGCTACAAGGACCTCCAGGACATCATCGCCATCCTCGGCATGGAAGAACTCTCCGACGAGGACAAGCTCACCGTGTCGCGCGCCCGCAAGATCCAGCGCTTCCTCTCGCAGCCGTTCCACGTGGCCGAGACCTTCACCGGCCAGCCGGGGCGCTACGTCAAGCTCGCCGACACGATCCAGGGTTTCAAAGAGATCGTGGACGGCCTCTGCGACGACCTGCCCGAGCAGGCGTTCTACATGGTCGGCGGCATCGAGGAAGCGCGCGAGAAGGCCCGCAAGATGGCCGAAGTGAAGTAA
- a CDS encoding UbiX family flavin prenyltransferase, whose protein sequence is MKRIVVGISGASGAVYGIRFLELLRGLPDVETHLVVSDPAKRTIVEETDWAVKDVLALATRHYDNKDIGAAIASGSFKTDGMVIVPCSVKAAASVAHCLADNLLTRAADVTLKEGRPLILVVRETPLHLGHLRVLVALAEMGVVILPPMPAFYNRPKQIEDLVDHTLARVLDRLGLPQQLVTEWQGTNRRIDPPQRG, encoded by the coding sequence GTGAAGCGCATCGTGGTCGGGATCAGCGGGGCCTCTGGCGCCGTCTACGGCATCCGCTTCCTCGAGCTCCTGCGCGGGCTGCCCGACGTGGAGACGCACCTGGTCGTGTCGGACCCGGCCAAGCGCACCATCGTAGAAGAGACCGACTGGGCGGTGAAGGACGTCCTAGCCTTGGCCACGCGCCACTACGACAACAAGGACATCGGCGCGGCCATCGCCTCGGGGTCATTCAAGACCGACGGCATGGTCATCGTGCCGTGCAGCGTCAAAGCGGCGGCCTCCGTCGCCCACTGCTTAGCAGACAACCTGCTGACGCGCGCGGCGGACGTGACGCTCAAGGAGGGGCGCCCGCTCATCCTGGTGGTGCGCGAGACGCCGCTTCATCTGGGCCACTTGCGCGTCTTGGTGGCGCTCGCGGAGATGGGCGTGGTCATCCTGCCGCCCATGCCCGCCTTCTACAACCGGCCCAAGCAGATCGAGGACCTCGTGGATCACACGCTCGCGCGTGTCCTCGACAGGCTCGGCCTGCCACAGCAACTGGTCACGGAGTGGCAGGGTACCAACCGGCGCATCGACCCGCCGCAGCGCGGGTGA
- a CDS encoding glycosyltransferase family 2 protein, whose protein sequence is MSGIASGFARVPAAALDLSIVVPVYNEEENLPLLWPEIREVLAPTKLSYEVIFVDDGSRDRSAEIVRAFHEQDPRARLVRLKANAGETAATDAGFKSVRGRWVVVMDADLQNDPHDIPGMLAHLDQWDAVTGWRVNRGTGDSWVRRASSRVANRVRNALTEETVQDSGCTFRAFRRECLRDLVLYKGFHRFVPTLLKMRGYRVLEVPVNHRPRRFGESKYGIGNRAWSAFKDLLAVRWMKDRLLRYEIAEDLGGEGPSDERRTRE, encoded by the coding sequence GTGAGCGGCATCGCCTCCGGCTTCGCTCGCGTGCCTGCGGCCGCGCTCGATCTCTCCATCGTGGTCCCGGTCTACAACGAGGAGGAGAACCTGCCGCTCCTCTGGCCTGAGATCCGCGAAGTCCTCGCTCCGACAAAGCTCAGCTACGAGGTCATCTTCGTCGATGACGGCAGCCGGGACCGGAGCGCGGAGATCGTGCGGGCCTTCCACGAGCAGGATCCTCGGGCGCGCCTCGTGCGGCTCAAGGCCAACGCCGGCGAAACCGCGGCGACCGACGCCGGCTTCAAATCCGTGCGCGGCCGATGGGTCGTGGTCATGGACGCCGACCTCCAGAACGACCCGCACGATATTCCGGGCATGCTCGCGCACCTGGACCAGTGGGACGCGGTGACGGGCTGGCGGGTCAACCGGGGCACCGGTGACTCGTGGGTCCGCCGCGCGTCGTCACGCGTTGCCAACAGGGTCCGTAACGCGCTCACCGAGGAGACGGTCCAGGACAGCGGGTGCACCTTCCGCGCCTTCAGGCGCGAGTGCCTGCGCGACCTGGTCCTCTACAAAGGCTTCCACCGCTTCGTCCCGACGCTCCTCAAGATGCGCGGCTATCGCGTGCTGGAGGTGCCGGTCAACCACCGGCCGCGCCGATTCGGCGAGTCCAAGTACGGCATCGGCAACCGCGCCTGGAGCGCCTTCAAGGATCTCCTGGCGGTGCGCTGGATGAAGGACCGCCTGCTGCGCTACGAGATCGCCGAGGACCTGGGCGGCGAGGGCCCGAGCGACGAGAGGAGAACGCGCGAGTGA
- a CDS encoding extracellular solute-binding protein, translating to MAEQTVDRRRFLKVTGAGAGALATGLGANIIIPGRAHAAKKLRILQWVHFVPAYDDWFNKKYAVEWGKKNDTEVTVDNIGIAGINPRAAAEISAQRGHDLFLFNWPPPTFEEQTVDMKDVYQEVERKAGKPIDLGVKSTYNPKTKKYYAFSPSFTPDPVNYRQDLFGEVGLPNGPKTWDEVRTAGAKIKKQFNNPVGIGLANEIDTGMAMRTIMYAFGAHEQDAAGNLTLNSKETLEAIKFVKALFQEAMTAEVFTWDASSNNRAMIAGKISLALNAISITRTAEKQDPEISKKIQLTKALRGPVRAIGLEHVMQCYVVWKFAENIEGAKKFLVDYTTDFRQAFVAGEFYDFPCFPKTVPDLSRLIAKDPKGHPPDKYKVLEDVLEWATNVGYPGYANAAIDEIFGTWVLNVMFAKAASGSATPEEALKEADTACKRIFAKWKEKGLV from the coding sequence ATGGCAGAGCAGACGGTCGACAGGCGGCGGTTTCTCAAGGTGACGGGCGCGGGGGCGGGGGCGCTCGCTACCGGGCTCGGCGCCAACATCATCATCCCCGGCCGCGCCCACGCGGCGAAGAAGCTCCGGATCCTCCAGTGGGTCCACTTCGTCCCGGCCTACGACGACTGGTTCAACAAGAAGTACGCGGTGGAGTGGGGGAAGAAGAACGACACCGAGGTCACCGTGGACAACATCGGCATCGCGGGCATCAACCCGCGCGCGGCGGCCGAGATCTCGGCCCAGAGGGGCCACGACCTCTTCCTCTTCAACTGGCCGCCGCCCACCTTCGAAGAGCAGACGGTGGACATGAAGGACGTCTACCAGGAGGTCGAGCGGAAGGCCGGCAAACCCATCGACCTCGGGGTCAAGAGCACCTACAATCCGAAGACGAAGAAATACTACGCCTTCTCGCCGTCCTTCACGCCGGACCCGGTGAACTACCGGCAGGACCTCTTCGGGGAGGTCGGACTGCCCAACGGCCCGAAGACCTGGGACGAGGTGCGCACGGCGGGCGCGAAGATCAAGAAGCAGTTCAACAACCCCGTGGGCATCGGCCTCGCCAACGAGATCGACACCGGCATGGCCATGCGCACGATCATGTACGCGTTCGGCGCCCACGAGCAGGACGCGGCCGGCAATCTGACCCTGAACTCGAAGGAGACGCTCGAGGCGATCAAGTTCGTCAAGGCCCTCTTCCAGGAGGCCATGACCGCCGAGGTGTTCACCTGGGACGCCTCCTCGAACAACCGCGCGATGATCGCGGGCAAGATCTCGCTCGCGCTCAACGCGATCTCGATCACCCGCACCGCGGAGAAGCAGGACCCCGAGATCTCCAAGAAGATCCAGCTCACGAAGGCGCTGCGCGGGCCGGTGCGCGCCATCGGCCTCGAGCACGTCATGCAGTGCTACGTGGTCTGGAAGTTCGCCGAGAACATCGAGGGCGCCAAGAAGTTCCTCGTTGACTACACGACCGACTTCCGGCAGGCCTTCGTCGCCGGCGAGTTCTACGACTTCCCGTGCTTCCCCAAGACCGTTCCGGACCTCTCCAGGCTGATCGCCAAGGACCCCAAGGGCCACCCGCCCGACAAGTATAAGGTGCTCGAGGACGTCCTCGAGTGGGCAACGAACGTGGGCTATCCGGGTTACGCGAACGCCGCGATCGACGAGATCTTCGGCACCTGGGTGCTCAACGTGATGTTCGCGAAGGCGGCCAGCGGCTCGGCGACGCCGGAGGAGGCGCTCAAGGAAGCGGACACCGCCTGCAAGCGGATCTTCGCCAAGTGGAAGGAGAAGGGGCTGGTCTAA